In Ipomoea triloba cultivar NCNSP0323 chromosome 15, ASM357664v1, one genomic interval encodes:
- the LOC116006817 gene encoding zinc finger protein JAGGED-like, with the protein MASEAIAEIEELIKVQEVGEGDLQVGAAAGGQSGEDSPAPPQAAAPAGREFCCKYCDKKFCNKQALGGHQNAHKMERDMEKNAKKNERRGGFMDYGFLHPRFLCSPLAGFPPLPGGGGQANNWYQAVAAAKPPCFLPGNPIPSPEIPAARPPYPFPFPPAVGNGSLLAQVSPPPAMIFPGGGNAFPGGSVPANNSPVTPIRPASMVINSNPMNTPEMNEEDGGLDLTLRL; encoded by the coding sequence ATGGCGTCGGAGGCGATTGCGGAGATCGAGGAGCTGATCAAGGTTCAAGAGGTGGGTGAGGGTGATTTGCAGGTGGGCGCGGCGGCGGGCGGGCAGTCCGGAGAAGATTCGCCGGCGCCGCCGCAGGCGGCGGCGCCGGCGGGGAGGGAGTTTTGTTGCAAATATTGCGACAAGAAGTTCTGCAACAAGCAGGCGTTGGGAGGGCACCAAAACGCGCACAAAATGGAGAGAGATATGGAGAAGAATGCGAAGAAAAATGAGCGGCGTGGTGGGTTCATGGATTATGGTTTCTTGCACCCTCGTTTTCTATGTTCTCCTTTGGCCGGCTTTCCGCCTCTTCCCGGCGGCGGCGGCCAGGCGAACAACTGGTACCAGGCGGTCGCCGCCGCAAAGCCGCCGTGTTTCCTGCCCGGAAATCCCATTCCCTCGCCGGAGATTCCAGCCGCCAGGCCGCCCTATCCTTTTCCATTTCCACCGGCGGTGGGAAATGGTTCCCTCCTTGCTCAAGTTTCACCGCCGCCGGCGATGATTTTCCCCGGCGGCGGCAACGCCTTTCCAGGGGGAAGTGTTCCCGCCAATAATTCTCCGGTTACCCCTATCAGGCCTGCTTCCATGGTTATCAACTCCAATCCAATGAATACTCCAGAAATGAACGAGGAGGATGGAGGATTGGACTTGACTCTCAGGCtgtga
- the LOC116006818 gene encoding zinc finger protein GIS3-like codes for MATAGGQSREEDRAAAAVAAEFSCKYCDRKFNSKRALGGHQNAHRRERAMDGTAKRSRRGTFMDYYPFSPPFAGLPPLLASAGAGAASMPPYLLPGHLIPSPEIPARPPPYVYPFPPAVPVENYLPHAQVFPPAMTIPGANTFPVGSVPANSAVTPMLGSIASNSNPWNTPDMIEDGDQNYWI; via the coding sequence ATGGCGACGGCGGGCGGGCAGTCCAGAGAAGAAGATcgtgcggcggcggcggtggcggcggaGTTTTCCTGCAAATATTGCGACAGGAAGTTCAATAGTAAGCGTGCTTTGGGAGGGCACCAGAACGCGCACAGGAGGGAGAGAGCTATGGATGGGACTGCTAAGAGGAGTCGACGTGGCACCTTTATGGATTATTATCCATTTTCTCCTCCTTTCGCTGGCCTTCCTCCTCTTCTCGCcagcgccggcgccggcgcagCTTCAATGCCGCCGTATTTGCTGCCTGGCCACCTGATTCCCTCGCCGGAGATTCCAGCCAGGCCACCGCCATATGTTTATCCTTTTCCACCTGCTGTGCCGGTGGAAAATTATCTCCCTCATGCTCAGGTTTTTCCGCCGGCGATGACTATCCCCGGCGCCAACACCTTTCCGGTGGGAAGTGTTCCCGCCAATTCTGCTGTCACCCCAATGCTTGGTTCCATTGCTAGCAACTCGAATCCATGGAATACTCCAGACATGATCGAGGATGGAGATCAGAACTACTGGATATGA
- the LOC116006819 gene encoding zinc finger protein GIS3-like, whose product MAVAVEEFSCKYCGRIFTSKRALGGHQNAHPFERAMDWTVQTRRRGAFMDYFPFSTPFAGLPNLLAGAASMPPYLLPGHPNPSPEIPANAYPFPPAVPVENHLPHAQVLPPAMTFPGDNTFPVASVPANFPVTPMLGSIDFNTNPWNTPEIIEDGDQNYWA is encoded by the coding sequence AtggcggtggcggtggaggAATTTTCCTGCAAATACTGCGGCAGGATATTCACTAGTAAGCGTGCTTTGGGAGGGCACCAGAACGCGCACCCATTTGAGAGAGCTATGGATTGGACTGTTCAGACGAGAAGACGTGGCGCCTTCAtggattattttccattttctactCCTTTCGCTGGCCTTCCTAATCTTCTCGCCGGCGCAGCTTCAATGCCGCCGTATTTGCTGCCTGGCCACCCCAATCCCTCGCCGGAGATTCCAGCCAATGCTTATCCATTTCCACCTGCTGTGCCGGTGGAAAATCATCTCCCTCATGCTCAGGTTTTGCCGCCGGCGATGACTTTCCCCGGCGACAACACCTTTCCAGTGGCAAGTGTTCCCGCCAATTTTCCTGTCACCCCAATGCTTGGTTCCATTGATTTCAACACCAATCCATGGAATACTCCAGAAATCATCGAGGATGGAGATCAGAACTACTGGGCATGA